The Pseudomonas sp. MM223 genome segment ATGGGCCGCTGTCGTCGGCGGCAGCCTGGGCGGCATGCAGGCACTGCAATGGACCATCAGCTACCCGGAGCGTGTGCGCCATTGCGTCGACATCGCCTCGGCACCCAAGCTGTCGGCGCAGAACATCGCCTTCAACGAAGTGGCTCGCCAGGCCATCCTCACCGACCCCGAATTCCACGGTGGTTCGTTCCAGGACCAGGGCGTGATCCCCAAGCGCGGCCTGATGCTGGCGCGCATGGTCGGCCACATCACCTACCTGTCCGACGACTCGATGGGTGAAAAATTCGGCCGTGAGCGAAAAGCGACAAGCTCAACTACGACTTCCACAGCGTCGAATTCCAGGTCGAAAGCTACCTGCGCTACCAGGGCGAGGAGTTTTCCGGCCGTTTCGACGCCAACACCTACCTGTTGATGACCAAGGCGCTGGACTACTTCGACCCGGCCGCAGCCCAAGGTGGCGACCTGGCCGCCACCCTGGCCCACGTCAAGGCGGATTACTGCATCATGTCGTTCACCACCGACTGGCGCTTCTCGCCGGCCCGTTCGCGCGAGATCGTCGACGCCCTGATGGCCGCGCGAAAGAACGTCTGCTACCTGGAGATCGAATCGCCCTACGGGCACGATGCCTTCCTGATCCCCACACCTCGCTACATGCAGGGTTTCTCGAACTACATGAACCGCATTGCCATCTGAGGACAGCATGAGAGCCGATCTGGAAATCATCCACGACTGGATCCCCGCCGGCAGCCGGGTACTCGACCTGGGCTGCGGCAGCGGCGAACTGCTGGCCTCGCTGCGTGACCGCAAGCAGGTCACCGGCTATGGCCTGGAGATCGACGCCGACAACATCGCCGCCTGCGTGGCCAAGGGCGTCAACGTCATCGAGCAAGACCTGGACAAAGGCCTGGGCAACTTCGCCAGCAACAGTTTCGACGTCGTGATCATGACCCAGGCCCTGCAGGCCGTGGAGTACCCCGACCGCATCCTCGACGAGATGCTGCGCGTGGGCCGCCAGTGCATCATCACCTTCCCCAACTTCGGCCACTGGCGCTGCCGCTGGTACCTGGCCACCAAAGGCCGCATGCCGGTATCGGACTTCATGCCGTATACCTGGTACAACACGCCGAACATCCACTTCTGCACCTTCGCCGACTTCGAAGAGCTGGTGCACGAGCGCAGGGCCAAGGTGCTTGACCGCCTGGCCGTCGACCACTTGCACCGCAACGGGTGGGGTGGCCGGCTATGGCCTAATCTTCTAGGTGAGATCGGCATCTATCGCGTCAGCAGCCCGGGCCTGCAAGAGCACCAGCTCGCGGTCTGACGCCCACCGGAGGAATTGCCCCATGCGTCGCCTAGCCCTGTTCCTGATCAGCCTGTGCCTGGCCTTGCCGGTACTGGCTGCCGATGCCGCCCGGCCCGAGCGCAAGGAAGTGTTTGGCGACGTGACGGTGCATTACAGTGCATTCACTTCGAGCATGCTCACACCCGAGGTGGCCGCGGCCACCGGCCTGGTACGCAGCAAGAACCAGGGCGTGCTCAACATCGCCGTGCTAAAGGCCAACAAGCCCGCCCCGGCGCTGGTCAGCGGCACGGTCAAGGACCTGACCGGGCGCAGCAGCCCGCTGTCGTTCAAGCAGATTACCGAACAGGGCGCGGTGTACTACATCGCCCAGTTCAAGATCGAACAGCCAGAAACCGTCACCTTCGACCTGAACATCGAAACCGGTGGCGTCAGCAACTCCCTCAGCTTCAACCAGGACGTGTATCCAGGCGAATGATGAATTTCCAGCAACTCGTATTGGCCAGCCATAACGCCGGCAAACTCAAGGAACTCCAGGCCATGCTCGGCCAGTCCGTGCAGCTGCGCTCGATTGGCGAGTTCAGCCAGGTCGAGCCGGAAGAAACCGGCCTGTCGTTCGTCGAGAACGCCATCCTCAAGGCCCGCAACGCCGCGCGTATTTCCGGCCTGCCAGCCCTGGCCGACGATTCCGGCCTGGCCGTGGACTTCCTCGGCGGCGCACCGGGCATCTACTCGGCACGCTATGCCGACGGCAAGGGTGATGCGGCGAACAACGCCAAGCTGCTCGATGCCCTGAAGGACGTGCCCGAGGCCGAGCGCGGCGCGCAGTTCGTCTGTGTCCTGGCGCTGGTGCGCCATGCCGACGACCCGCTGCCGATCCTCTGCGAAGGCCTGTGGCACGGCAGCATCCTGTTCGAGGCCAGCGGCGAGCACGGCTTTGGCTACGACCCGCTGTTCTGGGTACCCGAGCGCGACTGCTCCAGCGCCGACCTGGCCCCGGCAGACAAGAACCAGCTCAGCCACCGCGCCCGTGCCATGGCCCTGCTGCGCCAACGTCTGGGCCTGGCATGATCGCAACGCTGTCCTCCCCCGGCGCGGTGGCCTTTACCAGCCTGCCGCCGCTGGCGCTGTACATCCACATCCCGTGGTGCGTACGCAAATGCCCTTACTGCGACTTCAACTCCCACGCTGCCGGGCCTGAGCTGCCGGAAGACGCCTACGTCACAGCCCTGCTGGACGACCTCGACCAGGAGCTGGTCGCCGTACAGGGTCGCCCGATCAGCTCGATCTTCTTTGGTGGCGGTACGCCCAGCCTGTTCAGTGCCAACGCCCTGGGCCGGCTGCTGCGCGGCGTGGAACAACGCATCCCGTTCGCGTCAGACATCGAAATCACCCTCGAGGCCAACCCGGGCACGTTCGAGCAGGACAAGTTCAAGGCCTACCGGCAAACCGGCATCAACCGCCTGTCCATCGGCGTACAGAGCTTCCAGCCTGCCAAGCTGGAGGCGCTGGGGCGCATCCACAATGGCGACGAGGCGGTGCGTGCTGCCGGCATGGCGCGTGCCGCCGGCTTCGACAACTTCAACATGGACCTGATGCACGGCCTGCCCGACCAGTCGCTGGACGATGCGCTGGGCGACCTGCGCCAGGCCATCGACCTGGGGCCGACGCACCTGTCGTGGTACCAGCTGACCGTGGAGCCAAACACGGTGTTCTGGAACCAGCCGCCAGAGCTGCCCGAGGACGACATCCTCTGGGACATCCAGGAGGCCGGCCAGGCACTGATGGCCGAGCACGGGTTCCGCCAGTACGAGGTCTCGGCCTATGCCCTGGCGGACCGCGCCGCGCGGCACAACCTCAACTATTGGCGCTTTGGTGACTTCATCGGCATTGGTGCCGGTGCCCACGGCAAGCTGACCTTCGCCGACGGGCGCATCCTGCGCACCTGGAAAACCCGCCTGCCCAAGGACTACCTGAACCTGGCCAAGCCGTTCAAGGCCGGCGAGAAGCTGCTGCCGGTCGACGAGCTGCCGTTCGAGTTCCTGATGAATGCCCTGCGCCTGACCGATGGCGTGGAAGCCGAACTGTTCACCCAGCGCACCGGTTTGCCGCTGGCACAGCTGCGCGAGGCACGCCGCGCCGCCGAACAAAAAGGCCTTTTACAGGTCGAACCGGATCGACTGGTAGCCACGCCAAGGGGCCAGTTGTTCCTTAATGACCTGCTGCAGTATTTCTTGACCTAAGGATGACCCATGGATCTGGTACTTGATCTGCTCGCGACGGTTTCCCGCTGGAGCCGCGGCAACCTTTCGGAGATTTCACTGGCCTTGGTAGGCTGCCTGCTGGTGCTGTTCGGCACCGACATCAAGAGCCTGGGTGGAACAGCGCCTGGGCGGCTTGGCGGGTGCCCTGCGCGTGCCGTTCATGGCCTTGCTGGTAATGATCGGCAGCGGAGCGGCGCTGATCTATGCCACGCCGTGGGTGGTGAAGGGGTTGAGCCAGTTCAACAACTACGCGCTGGCGCCGGTGCTGCTGGTAGTGCTGGTGTTGATTGGCGTGGTGGCTGATCGCCGAGGGTAAGGATTGCTAAAAGCTGCCCCGGAGCACCAGGGCAGCCCTACCACCTGACTAGCCCTTAACGGGCATCATCGAAATGGTCGCGCATGAGATCCCGAACGGTCTTGAGCATAATCAAGATCCGAACAAGCTTCCAGGCACGGCTCAGCGCATCAAGCAAACGCTTCATATGCCTTGGCCTCCGTGTTGGCGGGCCAATCTTCCAGCATCTAACCGGCACTTCGATGCCTTCGAAAACCAGGTGAAGGTTTTCAGTGAAGTGGCCAGGTCAATGGCCCTTGGATAAACATTTGCCGGCACGGTTCTCAAGCCGTGTCGAAGGGGCCGGAAAGCAGAATTCTTCTCCTACCCGGCCCATCACTGAATCATTCCACAAGGGAGCCACGCGATGATACGTGGAGAAGACTCCCAAAGCTGTTAACAGCTCCGACACACATGATGCCGCATGTTTCCATGCATTGACGCGCTTTCGCGGGCTACCTATGATCGTTCTACCAGGTGAGGGTTTTCAGTGAAGCCTCAGAGCGAAGGATACTCAGTCCTGTTGCTCACAAAAAAAACCGCTCTTCTCAGAGCGGTTTTTTTCGCCTGCATTTCTGCAAGCACCAGCACATCGAAAGGCCGTATCAGCCGATCAATCCACCTTCTCGAACTTCAAGTCCCACACCCCATGCCCCAGCCGCTCGCCGCGGCGCTCGAACTTGGTGATCGGGCGCTCTTCCGGGCGTGGCACGTAGGTGCCGTCGGCCGCACGGTTACGATAGCCCGGGGCGGCACTCATCACTTCCAGCATGTACTCGGCATACGGCTCCCAGTCGGTGGCCATGTGGAACACGCCACCCGGCTTGAGCTTGCGCCGTACCAGCTCGGCAAACTCCAGCTGGACGATGCGGCGCTTGTGGTGGCGCGCCTTGTGCCAAGGGTCTGGGAAGAACAGCATCAAGCGGTCGAGGCTGTTGTCCGCCACGCAGCGGTTCAGCACTTCGATGGCATCGCAGTCGTACACCCGCAGGTTCTTCAGGCCCTGGGTCAGCACGCCGTTGAGCAGTGCACCAACACCCGGGCGGTGCACTTCCACACCGATAAAGTCCTGTTCAGGCGCGGCAGCCGCCATTTCCAGCAGGGAATGGCCCATGCCGAAGCCGATCTCCAGGGTGCGCGGCGCCGAACGGCCGAACACTTGGTCGTAGTCCACGGGGCTGTCAGCCAGCGGCAGGATGTACAACGGGCCGCCTTGGTCCAGGCCGCGTTGCTGGCCTTCGGTCATACGCCCGGCACGCATCACGAAGCTTTTGATGCGGCGGTGTGGGCGGGCTTCGCCGTCGGGGGTGATCGGCGTATCGTGCGATTCAGTCATCAGGAGCTCTTACTTGATCAGACCATCCAGCGGCGAAGAGGCGCTGGCATAGAGTTTCTTCGGCATACGGCCGGCCAGGTAGGCCATGCGACCGGCGACGATGGCGTGCTTCATGGCTTCGGCCATCAGCACCGGCTGCTGGGCGTGGGCGATGGCCGAGTTCATCAGCACTGCCTCGCAGCCCATTTCCATGGCGATGGTGGCGTCGGAAGCGGTACCCACACCGGCATCGACCAGCACCGGTACCTTGGATTCTTCCAGGATGATCTGCAGGTTGTAGGGGTTGCAGATACCCAGGCCGGTGCCAATCAGGCCAGCCAGCGGCATGACCGCAATGCAGCCGGCTTCGGCCAGCTGACGGGCGATGATCGGGTCGTCGCTGGTGTACACCATCACGTCGAAACCTTCCTTGACCAGCACTTCGGCAGCCTTGAGGGTTTCGATGACGTTGGGGAACAGGGTTTTCTGGTCGGCCAGCACTTCCAGCTTTACCAGCGTGCGGGATTCGTGCGACTTGCGCCCATCCAGCAGTTCACGGGCCAGACGGCAGGTGCGCACCGCTTCCACCGCGTCAAAGCAGCCTGCAGTGTTCGGCAGGATGGTGTACTTGTCAGGCGACAGGACGTCGAGCAGGTTCGGCTCGCCCGCATTCTGGCCAAGGTTGGTGCGGCGTACGGCGACGGTGACGATTTCGGCACCCGAGGCCTCGGTGGCCAGGCGGGTTTCTTCCATGTCACGGTACTTGCCGGTGCCGACCAGCAGGCGCGACTGGAAAGTACGCCCGGCCAGGGTGAAGGGCTTGTCGCTACGAACGTTGCTCATCGTTGTTCCTCGGGAAAAGGTTGCTGGGCTTGCTTGTGAACCGCCGGCTGCTATCAGCCGCCACCGATGGCGTGGACCACTTCGACCTGGTCGCCATCGTTCAGCAGCGTGCTGTCGTGCTGGCTACGCGGCACGATATCCAGGTTCAGTTCCACTGCCACACGACGCCCGGCCAGTTCCAGGCGCGTCAGCAGGGCTGCAACGCTTTCGCCAGCAGGCAGTTCGTAAGGTTCACCGTTCAGTTGAATGCGCATGCGCACGGCCACCATTGTTCTTTGGGGCCCGCATTCTAGCGCCGAACCCACCTGCAACCCAAGGCCGGTGCACGCCATTAGTCGCGATTGTGGACCACCCGGTCAGCCCAGCCGCCAGGCTGCCAGGCCCAGGCACAGCCAGCCGGCCAGGAAGCACAGGCCGCCGATCGGGGTGATGATGCCCAGCTTGCCCAGGCCGCTGAGGGTCAGCAGGTACAGGCTGCCGGAGAACAGCACAATGCCCAAGGCAAACAGGCCGCCAGCCCAGCCCACCAGGCGCCCGGGCAGGTGCGCCGAGAGCACGGCAACGCCGAAGATCGCCAGGGCATGCACCAGCTGATAGGTCACGCCGGTATGGAAAATGGCCAGGTAGTCCGCCGTCAGACGGTTTTTCAGGCCGTGGGCGGCGAAGGCCCCCAGGGCGACCCCGGTAAAGCCGAAAAAGGCGGCAAGCATCAGGAAGCTGCGAAGCATGGGACGACTCCTTGTATCGGGTCTGTATAATGGCCCTTTCCACCCGTACGGCCAAGCCATCGCCATGCTGCCAACCCTTCTTCGTCGCCTCTCCCGCGCCCTGCTCTGGTTTGCTGCCGGCAGCATCGTGCTGGTACTGGTGTTCCGCTGGGTACCACCGCCCGGTACAGCGCTGATGGTCGAGCGCAAGGTACAGTCCTGGGTGAATGGCGAGCCGATCGACCTGCAACGCGACTGGGAGCCATGGGAGAACATCTCCGATGAGCTGAAAGTTGCCGTCATTGCGGGCGAGGACCAGAAGTTCGCCAGCCACTGGGGGTTCGACATCCCGGCCATCCAGGCGGCGCTGGCCTACAACGAACGCGGCGGTAATGTTCGCGGGGCCAGCACCCTGACCCAGCAAGTGGCCAAGAATCTGTTCCTGTGGTCCGGGCGCAGTTGGTTCCGTAAAGGGCTCGAGGCCTGGTTCACCGCGCTGATCGAGCTGTTCTGGTCGAAAGAGCGCATTCTTGAGGTCTATCTGAACAGTGCCGAATGGGGCGAGGGCGTTTTCGGTGCCCAGGCGGCGGCGCGCTATCACTTTGGCGTCGATGCCAGCAGGCTTAGCCGCCAGCAGGCCGCGCAATTGGCGGCGGTACTGCCAAGTCCGATCAAGTGGAGTGCCAGCCGGCCGAGTGCCTATGTAGCCAGCCGGGCCGGGTGGATTCGCCGGCAGATGAGCCAGTTGGGTGGGCCCAGCTACCTGATGCAGCTCGATACTTCGCGCAAACTTTGAGCCTTTTGGGGCTGCTGTGCAGCCCATCGCGGCACAAGGCCGCTCCTACAGGCGACCGCGATCCCTTGTAGGAGCGGCCTTGCGCCGCGAAAGGGCCGCACAGCGGCCCCAAAACCTCACAGGCATAAAAAAGCCGCTGCCCCTCAAGGGCCAGCGGCTTTTCAATGCAGCCAGGCTCGATCAGATCGCGATCAGTGCCTTGACCTTGTTCATCGCATTTTTCTCCAGCTGACGAATTCGCTCAGCCGATACGCTGTACTTGTCTGCCAGCTCATGCAACGTGGCCTTCTCTTCCGCCAACCAGCGCTGATAGAGAATATCGCGGCTACGTTCGTCCAGCCCTTGCAGTGCTTCGTGCAGGTTGCTGGTGGAGTTATCGCTCCAGTCGGCATCCTCCAACTGCACTGCCGGGTCGTAACGGTGGTCTTCCAGATAATGCGCAGGCGACTGGAAGGCGCTGTCGTCGTCAGCTTCCGCTGCCGGGTCGAAGGCCATGTCCTGGCCACTCAGGCGGCTTTCCATCTCACGCACTTCACGCGGCTCGACGCCAAGGCTTTCTGCCACGCGATGCACTTCGTCGTTGTTCAGCCAGGCCAGGCGCTTCTTCTGGCTACGCAGGTTGAAGAACAGCTTGCGCTGAGCCTTGGTGGTAGCCACCTTGACGATGCGCCAGTTGCGCAGGATGAACTCGTGGATCTCTGCCTTGATCCAGTGCACGGCAAACGACACCAGGCGCACGCCCATTTCCGGGTTGAAGCGCTTGACGGCTTTCATCAGGCCGACGTTGCCTTCCTGGATCAGGTCGGCCTGGGCCAGCCCGTAGCCTGCATAGCTACGGGCGATATGTACGACGAAACGCAGGTGGGCCATCACCATTTGACGAGCGGCCTCGACATCCTGCTCATAATAGAGACGCTCGCCCAGATCACGCTCCTGCTCGACCGTCAGCAGCGGGATGCTGTTGACCGTGTGCACATAGGCTTCCAGGTTTGCACCGGGCACCAGGGCATAGGCAGGTTGCAACGATGTGGTCATTCAAGAACCTCCGACTTACAAAACTCGCGCCTTGTGGGCGCTGCCAACATTGACCTGGAACGACGGTACAAGT includes the following:
- the metXS_2 gene encoding Homoserine O-succinyltransferase (*Name metXS_2), with translation MTKALDYFDPAAAQGGDLAATLAHVKADYCIMSFTTDWRFSPARSREIVDALMAARKNVCYLEIESPYGHDAFLIPTPRYMQGFSNYMNRIAI
- the rdgB gene encoding dITP/XTP pyrophosphatase (*Name rdgB): MNFQQLVLASHNAGKLKELQAMLGQSVQLRSIGEFSQVEPEETGLSFVENAILKARNAARISGLPALADDSGLAVDFLGGAPGIYSARYADGKGDAANNAKLLDALKDVPEAERGAQFVCVLALVRHADDPLPILCEGLWHGSILFEASGEHGFGYDPLFWVPERDCSSADLAPADKNQLSHRARAMALLRQRLGLA
- the hemW gene encoding Heme chaperone HemW (*Name hemW); protein product: MIATLSSPGAVAFTSLPPLALYIHIPWCVRKCPYCDFNSHAAGPELPEDAYVTALLDDLDQELVAVQGRPISSIFFGGGTPSLFSANALGRLLRGVEQRIPFASDIEITLEANPGTFEQDKFKAYRQTGINRLSIGVQSFQPAKLEALGRIHNGDEAVRAAGMARAAGFDNFNMDLMHGLPDQSLDDALGDLRQAIDLGPTHLSWYQLTVEPNTVFWNQPPELPEDDILWDIQEAGQALMAEHGFRQYEVSAYALADRAARHNLNYWRFGDFIGIGAGAHGKLTFADGRILRTWKTRLPKDYLNLAKPFKAGEKLLPVDELPFEFLMNALRLTDGVEAELFTQRTGLPLAQLREARRAAEQKGLLQVEPDRLVATPRGQLFLNDLLQYFLT
- the trmB gene encoding tRNA (guanine-N(7)-)-methyltransferase (*Name trmB), whose translation is MTESHDTPITPDGEARPHRRIKSFVMRAGRMTEGQQRGLDQGGPLYILPLADSPVDYDQVFGRSAPRTLEIGFGMGHSLLEMAAAAPEQDFIGVEVHRPGVGALLNGVLTQGLKNLRVYDCDAIEVLNRCVADNSLDRLMLFFPDPWHKARHHKRRIVQLEFAELVRRKLKPGGVFHMATDWEPYAEYMLEVMSAAPGYRNRAADGTYVPRPEERPITKFERRGERLGHGVWDLKFEKVD
- the thiG gene encoding Thiazole synthase (*Name thiG), whose product is MSNVRSDKPFTLAGRTFQSRLLVGTGKYRDMEETRLATEASGAEIVTVAVRRTNLGQNAGEPNLLDVLSPDKYTILPNTAGCFDAVEAVRTCRLARELLDGRKSHESRTLVKLEVLADQKTLFPNVIETLKAAEVLVKEGFDVMVYTSDDPIIARQLAEAGCIAVMPLAGLIGTGLGICNPYNLQIILEESKVPVLVDAGVGTASDATIAMEMGCEAVLMNSAIAHAQQPVLMAEAMKHAIVAGRMAYLAGRMPKKLYASASSPLDGLIK
- a CDS encoding hypothetical protein (UPF0382 membrane protein YwdK), which produces MLRSFLMLAAFFGFTGVALGAFAAHGLKNRLTADYLAIFHTGVTYQLVHALAIFGVAVLSAHLPGRLVGWAGGLFALGIVLFSGSLYLLTLSGLGKLGIITPIGGLCFLAGWLCLGLAAWRLG
- the mtgA gene encoding Biosynthetic peptidoglycan transglycosylase (*Name mtgA) codes for the protein MLPTLLRRLSRALLWFAAGSIVLVLVFRWVPPPGTALMVERKVQSWVNGEPIDLQRDWEPWENISDELKVAVIAGEDQKFASHWGFDIPAIQAALAYNERGGNVRGASTLTQQVAKNLFLWSGRSWFRKGLEAWFTALIELFWSKERILEVYLNSAEWGEGVFGAQAAARYHFGVDASRLSRQQAAQLAAVLPSPIKWSASRPSAYVASRAGWIRRQMSQLGGPSYLMQLDTSRKL
- the rpoH gene encoding RNA polymerase sigma factor RpoH (*Name rpoH), with product MTTSLQPAYALVPGANLEAYVHTVNSIPLLTVEQERDLGERLYYEQDVEAARQMVMAHLRFVVHIARSYAGYGLAQADLIQEGNVGLMKAVKRFNPEMGVRLVSFAVHWIKAEIHEFILRNWRIVKVATTKAQRKLFFNLRSQKKRLAWLNNDEVHRVAESLGVEPREVREMESRLSGQDMAFDPAAEADDDSAFQSPAHYLEDHRYDPAVQLEDADWSDNSTSNLHEALQGLDERSRDILYQRWLAEEKATLHELADKYSVSAERIRQLEKNAMNKVKALIAI